Proteins encoded within one genomic window of Rossellomorea vietnamensis:
- a CDS encoding class I SAM-dependent methyltransferase: MIEVETSLNNESVQEETYLTASHRVDKRQFSEKEYNKFVKLKGVRDWSTLTWKDVGKPYEVTSFAKEKKDWERVNGKSLPVHTSWEMFNRSFHEWFVKDVPAETKESRNRIVRNALKLNIKESAEALGDHLRLHLWNYVHRIQDGVWDPRGKRALFSGLDVVKPKILFLGAAEGYEAMQLSALYPGSEIVMVDYDSFCRDIRYREFPETYPFLGPNPSTGGLKTYYKGDFKTTYIVSDIRDLSFGREFDIVLSVGLLEHFPDDYKSEVIEWHRKFLKPNGYMVLTTPRAQLKSKVYYEVMADVMNHTYRELMTVEQMGLYLYENGVDILQHGYIKVHNGIIAKVR, encoded by the coding sequence ATGATTGAAGTTGAAACATCTTTAAACAATGAATCTGTTCAGGAAGAAACATATTTAACGGCATCTCATCGAGTGGATAAAAGGCAGTTTTCTGAAAAGGAATATAATAAATTTGTAAAGTTGAAGGGTGTAAGGGATTGGTCAACGTTAACTTGGAAGGACGTTGGAAAGCCTTATGAGGTGACGTCCTTTGCCAAAGAAAAAAAAGATTGGGAAAGAGTAAATGGAAAATCACTTCCCGTCCATACTTCATGGGAAATGTTTAATCGCTCTTTCCACGAATGGTTTGTGAAAGATGTGCCTGCAGAAACGAAGGAAAGTAGAAATCGCATCGTCAGGAATGCTTTGAAATTAAATATAAAAGAATCCGCGGAAGCATTAGGTGATCACCTCAGGCTGCATCTCTGGAATTATGTGCACAGAATTCAGGATGGTGTGTGGGATCCCAGGGGGAAGAGGGCCTTATTCAGCGGACTGGATGTTGTTAAGCCGAAAATATTATTTTTAGGGGCTGCGGAAGGATATGAAGCGATGCAACTCTCAGCACTTTATCCCGGCAGTGAAATCGTGATGGTCGATTATGATTCGTTTTGTCGTGATATCCGGTATCGGGAATTTCCGGAAACGTACCCATTCCTCGGGCCAAATCCCTCCACAGGTGGATTGAAAACGTATTATAAAGGTGACTTTAAGACAACATACATCGTCTCGGATATCAGGGACTTATCGTTCGGGAGGGAGTTTGACATCGTTTTGAGTGTTGGGCTATTAGAACATTTTCCCGATGATTATAAGTCAGAAGTGATAGAGTGGCACCGGAAATTTTTGAAGCCAAATGGATACATGGTCCTGACTACACCAAGGGCTCAGCTTAAATCCAAAGTCTATTACGAAGTGATGGCGGATGTGATGAACCACACGTACAGGGAATTGATGACTGTTGAACAAATGGGGCTTTATTTGTATGAAAATGGGGTGGATATTTTACAGCATGGCTATATCAAAGTTCATAATGGGATTATTGCGAAAGTAAGGTAA
- a CDS encoding DUF4385 domain-containing protein, protein MSFNYDLDFDSIDFRKHPEKYRVGRGEQGVLLVEPYKSEILPEWRFKTPDIAEESSSTIYRMFLQYKEENDFVGMDMARKFLQMGYTRARRYANYPGGKKYDKDGDINDRKIDEQKAESAAIFEEKWKLAREDEDYLTRKKEHQNKYG, encoded by the coding sequence ATTAGTTTTAATTATGATCTTGATTTTGATTCCATTGATTTTCGTAAACACCCTGAAAAATACCGTGTAGGCCGCGGGGAACAAGGCGTTTTACTTGTAGAGCCATATAAGAGCGAAATCCTTCCAGAATGGCGTTTTAAAACACCGGATATTGCGGAAGAATCCTCAAGTACCATTTATCGCATGTTTCTTCAATATAAGGAGGAGAATGATTTTGTGGGAATGGATATGGCAAGGAAATTCCTACAGATGGGCTATACGAGGGCCAGAAGGTACGCCAATTATCCTGGGGGGAAAAAGTACGATAAGGATGGGGACATCAATGATCGAAAGATAGATGAACAGAAAGCTGAATCAGCCGCCATTTTTGAAGAGAAATGGAAATTGGCGAGAGAAGATGAAGATTATCTGACAAGAAAAAAGGAACATCAGAACAAATATGGTTGA
- a CDS encoding penicillin acylase family protein, with product MELQHKKKNKRLRITVWTAGSILFILLGLLIFANYYIERSLPVTSGTITLNGLSKEVKVIRDKDGVPHIQAQNEKDLYMAQGYVQAQDRLFQMDLSRRQASGRLSEVVGEKAVDRDKFFRTFGLRRAAEVSFTAYPDEAKQLLEWYAEGVNAYMEEAKDGGSLPIEFTLLGYKPEKWTPIDSLTIGKYMAFDLGGHWQGQAFRYWALANLPKEKAYDLFPSYPDEAPTILSDIGEAQVDLKQSFASAVIPPEFNGSNNWVVSGDKTKSGKPLLADDPHLSLGTPSIWYQMQLESPEVNVSGVIFAGIPGIILGHNEQIAWGVTNTGPDVQDLYVEKRNEDDPDLFLYDGKWEKATIIQEPIKVKDSETIPYKVTITRHGPVISEFAHQSAAEEVLAMRWTALDPSLELSAIININKAKNWDEFEKALEDFHVPTQNFVFASKDGTIAYKANGKIPIRKKGDGLLPVPGWDPDYDWQGFIPFDELPKVINPESGYVATANNKVVTDDYPYHISHHWAQPYRYMRISEYLEGKSDLTISDMKALQMDQLNLHAREFVPILIKDMESVSLNGDQRKAIEVLKSWNYLDDKDLAAPLIFHQWMNEISTGLFEKDVPDDMMKLFEGRQSVVDELMRKAHKGEESEWFADQEGYETFLAKSLGGALSELEEAYGFSIEEWEWGMYHRVYFEHPLSSASPILKRFLNEKDPVPVGGSRVTVEAASYNDEGIVNHGASWRFAIDTSDMENGYHIVGPGQAGHYKSEWYQDQIDAWVDGDYHKTSLAGSKGDQLILKP from the coding sequence ATTGAGCTTCAGCATAAAAAAAAGAATAAACGTCTTAGAATAACAGTGTGGACGGCAGGAAGTATATTGTTTATCCTTCTCGGGCTATTAATCTTTGCAAATTATTACATCGAGAGATCTCTTCCCGTTACATCAGGTACCATTACACTGAATGGCTTATCAAAGGAAGTAAAAGTCATTAGAGATAAAGATGGCGTCCCACATATTCAGGCTCAAAATGAAAAAGATCTTTATATGGCACAAGGGTATGTTCAAGCGCAGGATCGTTTGTTCCAAATGGATCTAAGCAGGCGCCAGGCATCGGGAAGATTGAGTGAAGTCGTCGGAGAGAAAGCGGTTGATCGGGACAAGTTCTTCCGGACATTTGGTTTGAGGAGGGCAGCGGAGGTATCCTTTACAGCCTACCCTGATGAAGCAAAGCAGCTTCTCGAGTGGTATGCCGAGGGAGTCAATGCGTATATGGAAGAGGCGAAAGACGGGGGAAGTCTTCCTATTGAATTCACCCTACTAGGTTACAAACCAGAGAAATGGACACCGATTGATTCTTTGACCATCGGGAAATACATGGCTTTCGACTTGGGGGGGCATTGGCAGGGCCAGGCCTTCAGGTATTGGGCATTGGCTAATCTACCGAAGGAAAAGGCTTATGACTTGTTTCCATCCTATCCGGATGAAGCACCTACCATTCTTTCAGATATTGGAGAGGCTCAGGTTGATTTAAAGCAATCTTTCGCTTCAGCAGTCATACCGCCTGAATTTAATGGAAGCAATAACTGGGTTGTCAGCGGCGATAAAACGAAAAGTGGAAAACCGTTACTGGCAGATGATCCACATCTATCACTGGGGACGCCTTCCATATGGTATCAAATGCAGCTCGAATCACCTGAAGTCAATGTAAGTGGGGTGATCTTTGCCGGAATTCCCGGGATCATACTTGGTCATAATGAACAGATTGCTTGGGGTGTCACGAACACTGGGCCTGACGTACAGGATTTGTATGTAGAGAAGCGAAACGAAGACGATCCCGATCTATTTTTATATGACGGGAAGTGGGAAAAGGCAACCATCATTCAAGAGCCAATTAAAGTGAAGGATAGCGAAACCATTCCATATAAAGTGACAATAACGAGACATGGTCCTGTGATTTCGGAATTTGCCCATCAAAGTGCTGCCGAGGAGGTGCTGGCCATGCGTTGGACAGCACTGGATCCAAGTCTTGAACTTTCTGCCATCATCAATATTAACAAAGCGAAGAATTGGGATGAATTCGAGAAAGCCCTGGAGGACTTTCATGTTCCTACCCAGAATTTCGTATTTGCTTCTAAAGATGGCACGATTGCATATAAAGCAAATGGAAAGATTCCGATCAGGAAAAAAGGGGATGGGCTACTGCCTGTTCCAGGATGGGACCCTGATTATGACTGGCAGGGCTTCATTCCCTTTGACGAACTTCCGAAAGTGATCAACCCTGAATCAGGCTATGTGGCAACAGCGAATAATAAAGTTGTAACAGATGATTATCCTTACCATATCAGTCATCACTGGGCACAACCGTATCGATATATGAGAATTTCAGAATACTTAGAAGGAAAAAGTGATCTGACAATTTCTGATATGAAAGCACTGCAAATGGATCAATTGAATTTACATGCACGGGAATTTGTTCCTATCCTTATTAAGGATATGGAATCCGTTTCATTGAATGGTGATCAAAGGAAAGCCATTGAGGTGTTGAAATCATGGAATTATTTGGATGATAAAGATTTGGCTGCACCCCTGATCTTTCATCAGTGGATGAACGAAATATCAACGGGACTTTTTGAAAAGGATGTACCGGATGATATGATGAAGCTCTTTGAAGGGCGTCAAAGTGTTGTGGATGAACTCATGCGAAAAGCTCATAAAGGAGAGGAGTCCGAGTGGTTTGCAGATCAAGAAGGATACGAGACATTTTTGGCTAAATCCCTTGGAGGTGCACTGAGCGAGCTTGAGGAAGCATATGGATTTTCCATAGAAGAATGGGAGTGGGGAATGTACCATAGAGTCTACTTCGAACATCCATTGTCAAGCGCTTCCCCTATTTTAAAAAGGTTCTTAAATGAAAAAGATCCTGTACCTGTAGGTGGGAGCAGGGTCACAGTGGAAGCTGCAAGTTATAATGACGAAGGTATCGTGAATCACGGAGCTTCATGGAGATTCGCGATCGATACTTCCGATATGGAGAACGGCTATCATATTGTCGGCCCGGGACAGGCGGGGCATTACAAGAGTGAATGGTATCAAGATCAAATTGACGCCTGGGTAGATGGAGATTATCATAAAACCTCACTTGCAGGCTCGAAAGGAGATCAATTGATATTAAAACCGTAA
- a CDS encoding FAD-binding oxidoreductase, protein MKSKIRVWLLIVPIVFSYILIFQWGLNERDSKDIITDVSRLMPTKIDKIVKGRQEEGIVEAISKAREKNLKVSIAGKRHSQGGHTYYPDGMVLDMTDFNEVLGVDPSNKTVHVQSGATWNDIQQAINPHGLSVKVMQSQNIFTVGGSLSVNAHGRDIRNGSLIETVNWFRLLKPDGEIITVSRSENEEYFPLVIGGYGLFGVILDVELQLTSDELLVLETEELNVGEYEDYINQTVLKDDKVKMHLARLSTAPDTFLQDMYVTNYKVSAHQDKYNDYNILKKDEFTALTKFSLGLSRDFDWGKNLFWDMQKSYFVKSDGNLETRNNVMRSESKFLEYKGENDTDILQEYFVPVDEFEEYIDDLRVYLADEDINLMNITVRYVNESEEAVLSYAKEDMFALVLLINQGLGEKEKKQTGDTVRGMVDITIEHGGSYYLPYYQYPTDEQIHEAYPNAEQFFQYKRQYDPDERFVNIFYEVYGK, encoded by the coding sequence GTGAAGAGTAAGATCAGGGTATGGTTGTTAATTGTTCCAATAGTCTTCTCATACATACTGATATTTCAGTGGGGATTGAATGAGAGAGACTCGAAAGACATCATTACGGATGTGAGCCGGTTAATGCCAACTAAAATTGATAAAATCGTTAAAGGTAGGCAAGAAGAAGGGATAGTAGAGGCAATTTCTAAAGCAAGAGAAAAAAATCTTAAAGTATCGATTGCGGGAAAGAGACACAGTCAAGGAGGGCATACCTACTACCCGGATGGGATGGTATTGGATATGACGGATTTCAACGAAGTTCTTGGTGTGGATCCATCTAATAAAACTGTTCATGTGCAAAGTGGAGCAACTTGGAATGATATACAACAAGCAATAAATCCCCATGGACTTTCAGTGAAAGTGATGCAATCGCAAAATATATTCACAGTAGGCGGATCCCTATCTGTGAATGCCCATGGGAGGGATATAAGAAATGGCTCGTTAATTGAAACGGTGAATTGGTTCCGGCTGTTAAAGCCTGATGGTGAAATCATAACCGTCTCAAGAAGTGAAAATGAAGAGTATTTTCCGTTAGTCATTGGCGGCTATGGATTGTTCGGTGTAATCCTGGATGTGGAATTACAACTTACATCTGATGAGCTTTTGGTATTGGAGACCGAAGAGTTAAACGTTGGAGAATATGAAGATTATATTAATCAAACCGTTTTAAAAGACGATAAAGTAAAAATGCATTTAGCTCGATTATCAACTGCTCCGGATACATTTCTCCAAGATATGTATGTTACTAATTACAAGGTTAGTGCCCATCAAGATAAATACAATGATTACAACATTCTGAAAAAAGATGAATTTACTGCTTTAACAAAATTCTCGCTTGGACTTTCAAGAGATTTTGACTGGGGGAAAAATCTCTTTTGGGATATGCAGAAATCATATTTTGTTAAAAGCGATGGTAATCTGGAAACCCGAAATAATGTGATGCGTTCAGAATCAAAGTTTTTAGAATACAAAGGTGAAAACGACACAGATATTTTACAAGAGTATTTTGTTCCAGTTGATGAGTTTGAAGAGTATATCGATGATTTACGGGTGTACTTGGCTGATGAGGACATTAATCTCATGAATATCACAGTGAGGTATGTGAATGAGAGTGAAGAAGCAGTATTATCCTATGCGAAAGAAGATATGTTTGCACTAGTACTATTAATTAATCAGGGATTGGGTGAGAAGGAAAAAAAGCAGACCGGAGATACCGTTCGTGGTATGGTTGACATCACCATTGAACATGGAGGAAGCTATTATCTCCCTTACTATCAATATCCCACAGATGAACAAATACACGAGGCTTACCCAAATGCGGAACAATTCTTCCAATATAAGCGGCAGTATGATCCAGATGAACGGTTCGTGAATATATTTTATGAGGTGTATGGAAAATGA
- the hfq gene encoding RNA chaperone Hfq produces the protein MKQSINIQDQFLNQLRKDGSLVTVFLLNGFQIRGQVKGFDNFTVLFETEGKQQLVYKHAISTFAPQRNVQINFEEQN, from the coding sequence ATGAAACAATCCATTAATATCCAAGATCAATTCCTAAATCAATTGCGAAAAGACGGTTCACTCGTAACGGTATTCCTTTTAAATGGCTTTCAGATTCGCGGTCAGGTAAAAGGGTTTGATAATTTTACCGTCCTTTTTGAAACAGAAGGTAAACAGCAACTGGTATATAAACATGCCATTTCAACTTTCGCCCCGCAGCGAAATGTTCAAATAAATTTTGAAGAGCAAAATTAA
- the spoVK gene encoding stage V sporulation protein K: MDQPMRMKNNGQISIVLNSQKRSSVRETVDSAPQSLPQEHVALKEIEEELGSLVGMEEMKKMVKEIYAWIYVNKKREAMGLKAGKQALHMMFKGNPGTGKTTVARIIGKLFLKMNVLSKGHLIEAERADLVGEYIGHTAQKTRDLVKKALGGILFIDEAYSLGRGGEKDFGKEAIDTLVKHMEDRQHDFILILAGYSREMEHFLTLNPGLQSRFPLVFHFPDYSVDQLMEIGKRMLDEKQYLLSHDAERKIREHLSAAKNTLSPMAFSNGRYVRNVLEKSIRSQAMRLLLENCYDRHDLLTIRSNDLVFTKTASDHHT, translated from the coding sequence TTGGATCAACCAATGAGAATGAAAAACAACGGGCAAATCAGTATAGTACTGAATTCACAAAAAAGAAGTTCAGTACGGGAAACGGTAGATTCGGCTCCTCAGTCCCTTCCCCAAGAACATGTAGCGTTGAAAGAAATTGAAGAAGAACTTGGCTCTCTTGTCGGAATGGAAGAAATGAAAAAAATGGTGAAAGAAATTTATGCATGGATATATGTGAATAAAAAACGGGAAGCCATGGGGCTGAAGGCCGGAAAACAAGCTCTTCATATGATGTTTAAAGGGAATCCGGGGACTGGTAAAACGACAGTAGCGAGAATCATCGGAAAACTGTTCTTAAAGATGAACGTGCTTTCGAAAGGACACTTAATCGAAGCAGAGAGGGCTGATCTGGTCGGTGAATATATAGGTCATACGGCACAGAAAACAAGGGATTTGGTGAAAAAAGCACTGGGAGGGATCCTATTCATTGATGAGGCGTATTCACTGGGCAGAGGTGGAGAAAAGGATTTTGGAAAAGAGGCCATTGATACCCTTGTGAAACATATGGAAGATAGGCAGCATGACTTTATCTTGATCCTGGCAGGGTATTCAAGGGAAATGGAGCACTTCCTAACCTTGAATCCAGGATTGCAATCACGATTTCCCCTTGTGTTTCATTTCCCTGATTATTCTGTAGATCAGCTGATGGAAATCGGGAAAAGGATGCTGGATGAAAAGCAGTACTTATTGAGTCATGATGCCGAAAGGAAAATCCGTGAACATTTAAGTGCAGCGAAAAACACCTTATCTCCAATGGCGTTTTCCAATGGACGGTATGTTCGGAATGTACTCGAAAAATCGATACGATCTCAAGCGATGAGGCTGTTGTTGGAGAATTGCTACGATCGGCACGATCTCTTGACCATCCGCAGCAATGACCTGGTCTTTACTAAAACGGCTTCGGATCACCATACTTAG
- a CDS encoding MFS transporter: MRWLIVSQSFAMVAASVSFPFYLLFIQNIGSDFSSFGFAYGLFTLSAAVGHRFIGRLSDLIGGQFLLIAYSIGMSFLFLLIPSTSSIQEVYMIQVLLGILGALQKTSEKVVISDMTEHASRGKSIGQYHFWTALFSSIAVMGTGFILEYFTIHFLFYACSLFFLISGLVIIIFGSILKRDVTMSVD; the protein is encoded by the coding sequence ATGAGATGGTTAATTGTTTCTCAAAGTTTTGCAATGGTAGCTGCGAGTGTGTCATTCCCATTTTATTTACTTTTTATTCAAAATATCGGCAGCGATTTTTCGAGTTTTGGATTTGCTTACGGATTGTTCACGTTAAGCGCAGCAGTCGGCCATCGATTCATAGGCAGGCTGTCGGACTTAATTGGTGGACAGTTCCTTCTTATTGCTTACAGTATAGGAATGAGCTTCCTCTTTCTACTCATCCCTTCTACAAGTTCAATTCAAGAGGTATATATGATTCAGGTATTACTTGGTATATTAGGCGCTTTGCAAAAGACGTCAGAGAAAGTGGTGATCAGTGACATGACCGAACATGCTTCTAGAGGGAAGAGCATTGGTCAGTACCACTTTTGGACCGCTCTATTTTCAAGCATTGCAGTGATGGGAACAGGGTTCATTTTGGAATATTTCACAATCCATTTCTTATTCTATGCTTGTTCGCTTTTCTTTTTGATTAGTGGACTCGTCATTATTATTTTCGGGTCGATATTGAAACGTGATGTTACCATGTCGGTTGACTAG
- a CDS encoding IS1182 family transposase, with the protein MLSKHTKEGRNQIEMVALDELVPEDHLVRKVEQAIDFEFIYDLVEDKYCLDNGRPGIDPVVLIKMVFTQYLFGIRSMRQTIKEIETNVAYRWFIGYSFKEKIPHFSTFGKNYVRRFHDTDLFEQIFYRILKEAMTKGLVDPSVAFIDSTHVKANANKKKFEKKIARVETRTYQDQLDKEINIDREEHGKKPFPPQNKEESKEIKVSTTDPESGYYVKDEREKLFAYSFHTASDSRGFILGSLVTGGNVHDSRMLDKLVTQVTDKVGKPSSVAVDAGYKTPHIAKFLMDQEIRPVMPYTRPRTKDGYLRKYEYVYDEYFDSYLCPEGQILPYRTTTRDGYKQYASNPLECKDCPLLERCTQSKNHTKMIHRHVWQDYIDEVEHLRHTELNKTLYAKRKETIERVFADAKEKHGMRWTTLRGLKKVSMQAMLTFAAMNLKKLANWTWRGPCPA; encoded by the coding sequence ATGTTATCAAAACACACTAAAGAAGGAAGAAATCAAATTGAAATGGTTGCGCTAGATGAACTTGTTCCTGAGGATCATCTAGTTAGGAAAGTTGAACAAGCGATTGATTTTGAATTTATTTATGACTTAGTAGAAGATAAATATTGTTTAGACAATGGGCGGCCTGGTATTGATCCCGTTGTTCTCATTAAAATGGTCTTTACCCAATACCTCTTTGGCATACGCTCCATGCGTCAAACCATCAAAGAAATCGAAACCAACGTTGCTTATCGATGGTTTATTGGGTATTCGTTCAAAGAGAAAATCCCTCACTTTTCAACCTTCGGTAAAAACTACGTTAGGCGCTTCCACGATACGGATCTCTTTGAACAAATTTTCTACCGCATTTTGAAAGAAGCGATGACCAAAGGATTGGTGGATCCATCCGTTGCGTTTATAGATTCTACTCATGTAAAAGCGAATGCGAATAAGAAGAAATTCGAAAAGAAAATAGCCCGAGTCGAAACTAGAACGTATCAGGATCAGCTGGATAAAGAGATCAACATTGACCGAGAGGAACACGGAAAAAAGCCCTTCCCCCCACAGAATAAAGAAGAGTCAAAAGAAATAAAGGTCAGCACGACAGACCCTGAAAGTGGGTATTACGTAAAAGATGAGCGCGAAAAGCTGTTTGCGTATTCTTTTCATACGGCAAGCGACTCCCGGGGTTTTATCTTAGGATCTCTTGTCACGGGAGGAAATGTTCACGATAGTCGGATGTTGGACAAGCTCGTCACTCAAGTCACGGATAAAGTCGGTAAGCCCAGTTCTGTCGCTGTTGATGCAGGATATAAAACACCCCACATCGCTAAATTCCTCATGGACCAAGAAATCAGACCCGTTATGCCTTATACACGGCCGAGAACGAAAGACGGATATCTTAGGAAATACGAATACGTTTACGATGAATATTTTGACTCCTATCTTTGTCCCGAAGGACAAATTTTACCTTACCGTACTACCACAAGAGACGGGTACAAACAATACGCTTCAAATCCTTTGGAATGTAAAGACTGTCCTCTGTTAGAACGTTGTACACAAAGTAAGAATCACACCAAGATGATTCATCGACATGTGTGGCAGGATTACATAGATGAAGTAGAACATTTGAGACATACAGAACTTAATAAAACTCTATATGCGAAACGCAAAGAAACGATCGAACGGGTCTTTGCGGACGCAAAAGAAAAGCATGGCATGCGTTGGACGACCTTAAGAGGTCTTAAAAAAGTTTCAATGCAGGCGATGCTTACATTCGCTGCCATGAATCTTAAGAAGTTGGCAAACTGGACATGGCGAGGGCCATGTCCAGCCTAG
- the miaA gene encoding tRNA (adenosine(37)-N6)-dimethylallyltransferase MiaA: MTSMNKEKVIVLIGPTAVGKTSTSISLAKRFDGEVISGDSMQIYKRMDIGTAKIREEEMEGIPHHLIDIKNPEDSFSVAEFQNLVRKKITDIHSRGKIPLIVGGTGLYIQSVLYDYQFTETPGDEHYRAKLESELEENGAEQLHHKLVKVDPVSAGNIHPNNTRRVIRALEIFHCTGKTMSEYQSSQTHELQYDVALIGLTMDREKLYERINLRVDLMMQEGLLAEVKALYDDGLRNVQSVQAIGYKELYDYFKGTLSLETAIENLKQNSRRYAKRQLTWFRNKMDVAWYDMTEESLHCKNIEDISEFIAGKLQLKSNK, from the coding sequence ATGACAAGTATGAATAAAGAGAAAGTGATTGTCCTTATTGGTCCGACTGCTGTAGGAAAAACCAGTACAAGCATAAGCCTTGCAAAACGATTCGATGGAGAAGTCATCAGTGGGGACTCCATGCAAATCTATAAGAGGATGGACATCGGAACTGCAAAAATCAGGGAAGAAGAGATGGAAGGCATACCCCACCACTTGATCGATATAAAAAACCCTGAAGACTCTTTTTCAGTGGCGGAGTTTCAAAATCTTGTAAGAAAGAAAATAACCGACATTCATTCACGGGGGAAAATCCCCTTGATCGTGGGTGGAACGGGTCTTTACATCCAGTCAGTCCTATATGATTATCAATTCACAGAAACACCAGGCGATGAACATTATCGTGCAAAGTTAGAATCAGAGCTTGAAGAGAATGGAGCTGAACAGCTTCATCATAAGCTGGTTAAGGTGGACCCGGTTTCAGCCGGGAACATTCATCCTAATAATACGAGGCGTGTGATCCGTGCATTGGAGATTTTCCATTGTACCGGTAAGACGATGAGTGAGTATCAAAGCTCCCAAACCCATGAGCTTCAATATGATGTTGCGTTAATTGGTTTAACCATGGATCGTGAAAAACTGTATGAGAGAATCAATCTTAGGGTAGACCTGATGATGCAAGAAGGGCTTTTAGCAGAAGTGAAAGCGTTATATGATGATGGCCTGAGAAACGTTCAATCTGTACAGGCGATAGGATATAAAGAACTTTATGACTACTTCAAAGGTACCCTCAGCCTGGAGACGGCCATAGAGAACCTTAAGCAAAACTCCAGAAGGTACGCCAAACGTCAGCTTACCTGGTTCCGAAACAAAATGGATGTTGCCTGGTACGATATGACAGAAGAAAGTTTGCACTGCAAAAATATTGAGGACATTTCAGAATTTATTGCAGGAAAGCTTCAATTAAAGTCGAATAAGTAA